In Streptococcus sp. SN-1, a single genomic region encodes these proteins:
- the rplJ gene encoding 50S ribosomal protein L10: MSEAIIAKKAELVDVVAEKMKAAASIVVVDARGLTVEQDTVLRRELRGSEVEYKVIKNSILRRAAEKAGLEDLASVFVGPSAVAFSNEDVIAPAKILNDFSKNAEALEIKGGAIEGAVASKEEILALATLPNREGLLSMLLSVLQAPVRNVALAVKAVADNKEDAA, translated from the coding sequence ATGAGTGAAGCAATTATTGCTAAAAAAGCGGAACTAGTTGACGTAGTAGCTGAAAAAATGAAAGCTGCTGCATCTATCGTCGTTGTTGACGCTCGTGGTTTGACAGTTGAGCAAGATACAGTTCTTCGTCGTGAGCTTCGTGGAAGCGAAGTTGAGTACAAAGTCATTAAAAACTCAATCTTGCGTCGTGCAGCTGAAAAAGCTGGTCTTGAAGATCTTGCATCTGTATTTGTTGGACCATCTGCAGTAGCATTTTCTAACGAAGATGTTATCGCACCAGCGAAAATCTTGAACGACTTTTCTAAAAACGCTGAAGCACTTGAAATCAAAGGTGGTGCAATCGAAGGCGCTGTCGCATCTAAAGAAGAGATTCTTGCACTTGCAACTCTTCCAAACCGCGAAGGACTTCTTTCTATGCTCCTTTCTGTACTTCAAGCGCCAGTGCGCAACGTTGCTCTTGCAGTCAAAGCGGTTGCAGACAACAAAGAAGACGCAGCTTAA
- the rplL gene encoding 50S ribosomal protein L7/L12, translated as MALNIENIIAEIKEASILELNDLVKAIEEEFGVTAAAPVAVAAAGAADAGAAKDSFDVELTSAGDKKVGVIKVVREITGLGLKEAKELVDGAPALVKEGVATAEAEEIKAKLEEAGASVTLK; from the coding sequence ATGGCATTGAACATTGAAAACATTATTGCTGAAATTAAAGAAGCTTCAATCCTTGAATTGAACGACCTTGTAAAAGCTATCGAAGAAGAATTTGGTGTAACTGCAGCTGCTCCTGTAGCTGTTGCTGCAGCTGGTGCTGCTGACGCTGGTGCTGCTAAAGATTCATTCGACGTTGAATTGACATCTGCAGGCGACAAAAAAGTTGGCGTTATCAAAGTTGTACGTGAAATCACAGGTCTTGGTCTTAAAGAAGCTAAAGAACTTGTTGACGGTGCACCAGCACTTGTTAAAGAAGGCGTTGCAACTGCAGAAGCTGAAGAAATCAAAGCTAAATTGGAAGAAGCTGGAGCTTCAGTTACTCTTAAATAA
- a CDS encoding response regulator transcription factor yields MYKILVVDDDFEILKLMRTILEMKNYQVTTYQEVTVPININNFKGFDLILLDVMMPNIDGMQICKQIRNKVSSPIIFVSAKDTEDDIVSGLNLGGDDYITKPFSINQLIAKVAANLKREERYKQGELSNQIVRELSPITIYLQEKIVCINGDSLAFTSREYDIIELLSSNPRKIFTVQDIYENVYDDDAETLFRSISEYIYQIRLKFSSYGINPIKTVRGMGYKWHE; encoded by the coding sequence ATGTATAAGATATTAGTTGTAGATGACGATTTTGAAATTTTGAAACTGATGCGAACTATTTTAGAGATGAAAAACTATCAGGTAACGACGTATCAAGAAGTCACCGTACCAATCAATATTAATAATTTCAAAGGATTTGATTTGATTTTATTAGATGTAATGATGCCTAATATAGATGGTATGCAAATTTGTAAGCAGATTAGAAATAAAGTAAGCTCCCCTATTATTTTTGTTAGTGCAAAAGACACCGAAGATGATATAGTATCAGGATTGAATTTAGGAGGAGATGACTATATTACAAAACCTTTCAGCATCAATCAATTAATTGCCAAAGTTGCTGCAAATCTCAAACGAGAAGAACGATACAAACAAGGTGAATTAAGTAACCAAATTGTTCGAGAATTATCCCCAATAACGATTTATTTACAAGAAAAAATTGTTTGTATTAATGGAGATAGTCTTGCTTTTACAAGTAGGGAATATGATATCATAGAGCTATTATCTAGCAATCCAAGAAAAATTTTTACTGTACAAGATATATATGAAAATGTTTATGATGATGATGCTGAAACCCTCTTTCGTTCAATATCTGAGTATATCTATCAAATAAGATTAAAATTCTCATCGTATGGAATTAATCCTATAAAAACAGTTAGAGGTATGGGATACAAGTGGCATGAGTAA
- a CDS encoding sensor histidine kinase has protein sequence MSKKSTIRGRIIRTVLELVTGTLLSILLFFIFTYLLVFTGQLNVYGSKMEISVSDTSNLSDVVQAMNSSIFDYVVFNRKTGTIEEGNYQKKDLPAYREVFAKNESISNDAVYYGYYANSEIVLTVRQPMIPEFVNPNLRHISFNLFSYLFFFVIEIILLIWSLTRLIKEFSNNFLLIQKKTLNMGQLTFKDKYIPAQIQEFDEILSVLYQKDDELTNLLKLERREKEDLSFQVGALAHDVKTPLTVLKGNLELLELTNLTDQQKEYTQSMNNSIVVFERYFSSMIDYSRLLIEDKDYGEQIHLSEFLSELSVEAKSVLNNAKVDFKIINTTTLIFFKGNRFNLNRALINILANAARYSSGEKKVTLTIIEETEYINFVVWNNGLPFTEQSLLNADKLFYTENKGRNNKHYGLGLAFAKQVATRHLGELFLSNPDRGGAQVTLLIKK, from the coding sequence ATGAGTAAGAAGAGTACAATTAGAGGGCGAATAATAAGGACTGTTTTAGAACTAGTAACAGGTACGTTACTGAGTATACTTTTATTTTTTATATTTACTTATTTACTTGTTTTTACTGGACAATTAAATGTATACGGCTCTAAAATGGAAATTTCAGTGAGTGATACCAGCAATTTAAGTGATGTAGTCCAAGCAATGAATAGCTCTATATTTGACTATGTTGTATTTAATCGCAAGACAGGTACAATTGAAGAGGGCAACTATCAAAAAAAGGATTTGCCTGCCTATCGAGAAGTTTTTGCTAAAAATGAATCTATAAGTAATGATGCAGTGTATTATGGGTATTACGCTAATTCAGAGATTGTACTTACTGTCAGGCAACCCATGATACCTGAGTTTGTTAATCCGAATTTGCGTCACATTTCATTTAATCTATTTTCTTATTTATTTTTCTTCGTTATCGAAATAATTTTACTCATTTGGTCACTTACAAGATTAATAAAAGAATTTTCAAATAATTTTCTCCTCATACAAAAAAAGACTTTAAACATGGGACAGTTAACATTTAAAGATAAATACATTCCTGCTCAAATACAAGAGTTCGATGAAATTCTTTCTGTATTATATCAAAAGGACGACGAGTTAACTAATTTACTCAAATTAGAGAGAAGGGAGAAGGAAGATTTATCTTTTCAAGTTGGTGCATTAGCTCATGATGTAAAAACTCCTTTAACAGTACTAAAGGGAAATTTAGAGTTGCTTGAATTAACTAACTTGACTGACCAACAGAAGGAATACACTCAGTCAATGAATAACAGTATAGTAGTTTTTGAAAGATACTTTAGTTCAATGATTGATTATTCAAGATTACTAATTGAAGATAAAGATTATGGAGAACAGATACATTTATCCGAATTTTTAAGTGAGCTGTCAGTAGAAGCGAAATCTGTATTGAATAATGCAAAGGTTGATTTCAAAATTATTAATACTACAACATTAATATTTTTTAAGGGAAATCGCTTTAATTTAAATCGGGCATTAATTAACATTTTAGCAAATGCAGCAAGATATAGTTCTGGAGAAAAAAAAGTTACGCTTACTATCATTGAGGAAACAGAGTATATTAATTTCGTAGTGTGGAATAATGGTCTGCCTTTTACTGAACAGTCCTTGTTAAATGCAGATAAGTTATTTTATACTGAGAATAAAGGTAGGAATAATAAGCACTATGGTTTAGGGTTAGCATTTGCTAAACAAGTTGCAACTAGACATTTAGGAGAATTGTTTTTATCAAATCCAGATAGAGGTGGCGCTCAAGTGACGTTGCTTATTAAAAAATAA
- a CDS encoding ABC transporter ATP-binding protein, giving the protein MNIQVQKLRKSYKDREVLKNISFEIKEGSICGLLGINGAGKSTIMKIIFGLENADSGTVIFNGGKNASIYEIGALIETPAIYMNLSAFDNLKTRALLYDISDERINEVLNLIGLSNTGKKKAGSFSLGMKQRLGLGMAIITSPDLLILDEPTNGLDPDGIKELLNLMISLKKSGMTILLSSHQLYEVSKVADKVVILHDGQIFYDGSNVQSDDLESLFIRIVHGGDAI; this is encoded by the coding sequence ATGAATATACAAGTTCAAAAACTTAGAAAATCATATAAGGATAGAGAAGTACTGAAAAATATTTCTTTTGAAATAAAAGAGGGGAGTATTTGTGGATTATTAGGTATCAATGGTGCAGGAAAATCAACAATTATGAAGATTATTTTTGGTCTTGAAAACGCTGATAGTGGTACGGTTATTTTTAATGGGGGAAAAAATGCGAGCATATATGAGATTGGAGCGCTTATTGAAACTCCTGCTATCTATATGAACTTATCTGCATTTGATAATTTAAAAACTAGAGCATTGTTATATGACATTTCTGACGAACGAATTAATGAAGTATTAAACTTGATTGGGCTATCTAATACGGGAAAGAAAAAAGCAGGAAGCTTTTCTTTAGGTATGAAACAACGTTTGGGATTAGGTATGGCAATAATTACTAGTCCAGATTTGCTCATTTTAGATGAACCTACCAATGGATTGGATCCAGATGGTATAAAGGAATTGTTGAATTTAATGATTTCTTTAAAGAAATCAGGAATGACAATTCTTTTATCTAGCCATCAACTGTATGAAGTTAGTAAAGTGGCAGATAAAGTTGTTATTTTACATGATGGTCAAATTTTTTACGATGGTTCGAATGTTCAAAGTGATGATTTAGAATCTTTATTTATAAGAATTGTTCATGGAGGTGACGCAATATGA
- a CDS encoding ABC transporter permease, translating into MIQLLKSEMIKFKGSYQLYIILILSTIQLLTIPIYILSVNNTIVLENIIFLPMLGYCMITTIITLLVSEQEINANNYQNIRSGRNISSIWGAKLFVLDLLLSLLTIPLWVVVGIELEHFSYYFYVGIVSWLLLILLNHFHMLLTLFIAKGGNLLIAVVESLFILFATNKVFLNIFWIPVILPVNIILENNFRSTTNLLALTFYVVLLFVANLVVVSRKGV; encoded by the coding sequence ATGATCCAATTGCTAAAAAGTGAAATGATTAAATTTAAAGGTTCGTATCAACTATACATTATTTTGATTTTGTCTACTATACAACTATTGACAATTCCAATTTACATATTATCTGTAAATAACACAATTGTATTGGAAAATATTATCTTTTTACCCATGTTAGGCTATTGTATGATAACTACGATAATCACTTTATTAGTATCTGAACAAGAAATCAATGCTAATAATTATCAGAATATTAGGAGCGGGAGAAATATATCTAGTATATGGGGAGCGAAACTTTTTGTGTTAGATTTACTATTATCTTTACTCACTATTCCTTTATGGGTAGTTGTAGGTATAGAGTTAGAACACTTTTCATATTATTTTTACGTAGGAATAGTTAGTTGGTTATTACTAATATTGCTAAATCATTTCCACATGCTATTGACATTGTTTATTGCGAAAGGTGGCAATTTACTTATTGCTGTTGTAGAAAGTTTATTTATATTATTTGCAACAAATAAAGTTTTTCTTAATATTTTTTGGATTCCAGTAATTTTACCAGTTAATATAATTTTAGAAAATAATTTTAGAAGCACAACTAATTTATTAGCTTTAACTTTTTATGTTGTATTATTGTTTGTTGCTAATTTAGTAGTTGTAAGCAGAAAAGGTGTTTAA
- a CDS encoding NisI/SpaI family lantibiotic immunity lipoprotein: MKFKKIYLSVIFFLSLLGLTGCTYEKYDVKFLDSSYNRFDYKGEHYGVTNQLILYEDIESKVSNHYDIYEISYDDSNNEIKNDLLEIGDLYQTKNREFAIKIDSTFYKCRLLDNISKEELLKVSDLFNVRLVGGFAINEQEARELKVGEQSFTITEEIIPKEELSATVANLDNQVKSVTRLSGEHESWKYGEICSLKNQSIHEKVAVKLNGEYHLAFLRS, encoded by the coding sequence ATGAAATTCAAAAAAATCTATCTTTCCGTAATTTTTTTCTTAAGTTTACTTGGATTGACTGGATGCACATATGAGAAGTATGATGTTAAATTTCTCGACTCAAGTTATAATCGATTTGATTATAAAGGAGAGCATTATGGTGTAACTAATCAATTAATTTTATATGAAGATATTGAAAGTAAAGTAAGCAATCATTATGATATTTATGAAATATCTTACGATGATTCCAATAATGAAATAAAGAATGATTTATTGGAGATTGGTGACTTATATCAGACCAAGAATAGAGAATTTGCCATAAAAATTGATAGTACTTTCTATAAATGTAGACTACTTGATAATATTTCTAAAGAAGAACTACTAAAAGTTTCTGACTTATTTAATGTTCGCTTAGTAGGAGGATTTGCTATCAATGAGCAAGAAGCCAGAGAGTTGAAGGTAGGGGAACAATCGTTTACAATTACTGAAGAAATTATTCCCAAAGAAGAGCTTAGTGCTACAGTTGCTAACTTAGATAATCAAGTGAAGTCAGTCACTAGATTATCAGGGGAGCACGAAAGTTGGAAATATGGAGAAATTTGTTCTTTAAAAAATCAGTCTATCCATGAGAAAGTAGCAGTTAAATTGAATGGAGAATATCATTTGGCTTTCTTAAGAAGTTAA
- the gdhA gene encoding NADP-specific glutamate dehydrogenase, whose protein sequence is MTSAKEYIQSVFETVKARNGHEAEFLQAVEEFFNTLEPVFEKHPEYIEENILARITEPERVISFRVPWVDRDGNIQVNRGYRVQFNSAVGPYKGGLRFHPTVNQGILKFLGFEQIFKNVLTGLPIGGGKGGSDFDPKGKTDAEVMRFCQSFMTELQKHIGPSLDVPAGDIGVGGREIGYLYGQYKRLNQFDAGVLTGKPLGFGGSLIRPEATGYGLVYYTEEMLKANGNSFAGKKVVISGSGNVAQYALQKATELGATVISVSDSNGYVIDENGIDFDLLVDVKEKRRARLTEYAAEKATATYHEGSVWTYAGNYDIALPCATQNEINGEAAKRLVAQGVICVSEGANMPSDLDAIKVYKENGIFYGPAKAANAGGVAVSALEMSQNSLRLSWTREEVDGRLKDIMTNIFNTAKTTSETYGLDKDYLAGANIAAFENVANAMIAQGIV, encoded by the coding sequence ATGACATCTGCTAAAGAATATATCCAAAGCGTGTTTGAAACTGTAAAAGCTCGTAACGGGCACGAGGCTGAATTCCTCCAAGCTGTTGAAGAATTTTTCAACACTTTGGAACCTGTATTTGAAAAACATCCTGAGTATATCGAAGAAAATATCTTGGCACGTATTACTGAGCCTGAGCGCGTGATTTCTTTCCGTGTTCCTTGGGTTGACCGTGATGGAAACATTCAAGTAAACCGCGGTTACCGTGTTCAATTCAACTCAGCTGTTGGACCATACAAAGGCGGACTTCGTTTCCACCCAACTGTAAACCAAGGGATTTTGAAATTCCTCGGATTTGAACAAATCTTTAAAAACGTCTTGACTGGACTTCCAATCGGTGGAGGTAAAGGTGGATCAGACTTCGATCCTAAAGGTAAAACAGATGCTGAAGTGATGCGCTTCTGCCAAAGCTTCATGACTGAATTGCAAAAACACATCGGACCATCACTTGACGTACCTGCTGGTGATATCGGTGTTGGTGGACGTGAGATTGGTTACCTTTACGGTCAATACAAACGCCTTAACCAATTTGATGCTGGTGTCTTGACTGGTAAACCTCTTGGATTTGGTGGTAGCTTAATTCGTCCAGAAGCAACTGGTTACGGTTTGGTTTACTACACTGAAGAAATGCTTAAAGCTAACGGTAATAGCTTTGCTGGTAAAAAAGTGGTTATTTCAGGTTCTGGTAACGTGGCTCAATACGCTCTTCAAAAAGCGACTGAACTTGGTGCAACTGTTATCTCTGTATCTGATTCAAATGGTTATGTCATCGATGAAAATGGTATCGACTTCGATCTTTTGGTTGACGTTAAAGAAAAACGTCGCGCTCGTTTGACTGAGTATGCAGCTGAGAAAGCAACTGCTACTTATCATGAAGGTTCTGTATGGACTTACGCTGGTAACTACGATATCGCTCTTCCATGTGCGACTCAAAACGAAATCAATGGTGAAGCAGCTAAACGTTTGGTTGCTCAAGGCGTTATCTGTGTATCTGAAGGTGCCAACATGCCAAGCGACCTTGATGCCATCAAAGTTTACAAAGAAAATGGTATCTTCTACGGACCTGCCAAAGCTGCCAACGCTGGTGGTGTAGCCGTTTCAGCCCTTGAAATGAGCCAAAACAGTCTTCGCCTCTCATGGACTCGTGAAGAAGTTGATGGACGTCTTAAAGACATCATGACAAACATCTTTAACACAGCTAAAACAACTTCAGAAACATACGGTCTTGATAAAGACTACCTTGCAGGAGCTAACATTGCTGCCTTTGAAAATGTAGCAAACGCTATGATTGCACAAGGTATTGTTTAA
- a CDS encoding dihydroorotate oxidase, with protein sequence MVSTKTQIAGFEFANCLMNAAGVSCMTIAELEGVKNSAAGTFVTKTTTLDFRQGNPEPRYQDVPLGSINSMGLPNNGLDYYLDYLLDLQEKEPNRTFFLSLVGMSPEETHTILKKVQESEFCGLTELNLSCPNVPGKPQIAYDFETTDRILAEVFAYFTKPLGIKLPPYFDIVHFDQAAAIFNNYPLKFVNCVNSIGNGLYIEDESVVICPKNGFGGIGGEYIKPTALANVHAFYQRLNPQIQIIGTGGVLTGRDAFEHILCGASMVQVGTTLHKEGVGAFDRITNELKAIMEEKGYESLEDFRGKLRYID encoded by the coding sequence ATGGTATCAACGAAAACACAAATTGCTGGTTTTGAGTTTGCCAATTGCTTGATGAATGCAGCAGGTGTGTCTTGTATGACGATAGCAGAGTTAGAGGGCGTTAAAAACTCAGCGGCAGGAACCTTTGTCACAAAGACAACGACCTTGGACTTTCGTCAGGGAAATCCTGAGCCACGCTATCAAGATGTTCCACTTGGTTCTATCAACTCTATGGGCTTGCCAAATAATGGCTTAGACTATTATCTGGACTACCTTTTGGATCTGCAGGAAAAAGAGCCGAATCGAACTTTCTTTTTATCTCTAGTCGGCATGTCTCCAGAGGAAACCCATACTATCTTGAAAAAAGTCCAAGAGAGTGAGTTTTGTGGTCTGACTGAGCTAAACCTTTCCTGTCCAAATGTTCCAGGAAAACCTCAGATTGCCTATGATTTTGAGACAACAGACCGGATTTTGGCAGAAGTATTTGCCTACTTTACCAAACCTCTGGGAATTAAATTGCCGCCATATTTTGATATTGTTCACTTTGACCAAGCGGCAGCTATTTTCAACAATTATCCGCTCAAGTTTGTCAACTGTGTCAACTCTATCGGAAACGGCCTTTATATAGAAGATGAGTCCGTCGTTATTTGTCCTAAAAATGGTTTCGGTGGGATTGGTGGAGAGTACATCAAACCGACTGCTCTAGCTAATGTTCATGCCTTTTATCAACGCTTAAATCCTCAAATCCAAATCATCGGAACAGGTGGCGTGTTGACTGGTCGTGATGCCTTTGAACATATCCTCTGTGGAGCGAGTATGGTGCAGGTGGGAACCACCCTTCACAAAGAAGGCGTCGGTGCTTTTGATCGTATTACCAATGAATTGAAAGCAATCATGGAAGAAAAAGGATACGAGAGCCTAGAAGATTTTCGTGGGAAATTGCGCTATATTGATTAA
- the holA gene encoding DNA polymerase III subunit delta codes for MLAIEESQKLTLSNLPSLSLFTGTDQGQFEVMKSQVLKQIGYDSADLNFAYFDMKEVVYKDVELELVSLPFFADEKIVILDHFVDMTTGKKRFLTDDELKSFEEYLDNPSPTTKLLIFAEGKLDSKRRLVKLLKRDAKIFDAVEAKEQELRQYFQKWSQKQGLQFANHSFENLLIKSGFQFSEIQKNLLFLQSYKADSIIEEEDIVNAIPKTLQDNIFDLTQFILTKKMDQACDLVRDLTLQGEDEIKLIAVMLGQFRTFTQVKILSESGQTEAQIASSLGSFLGRNPNPYQIKFALRDARGLSFSFLKQAISYLIETDYQIKTGLYEKGFLFEKALLQIASQIN; via the coding sequence ATGCTAGCTATTGAAGAGAGCCAGAAGTTGACTTTATCAAATTTACCGAGCCTGAGCCTTTTTACAGGGACAGATCAGGGACAGTTTGAAGTTATGAAGAGTCAAGTATTGAAACAGATTGGTTATGATTCTGCCGACCTTAACTTTGCCTACTTTGATATGAAAGAAGTAGTTTACAAGGATGTGGAACTGGAGTTGGTCAGCCTTCCTTTCTTTGCGGATGAGAAAATCGTGATATTGGATCATTTTGTCGATATGACAACAGGCAAGAAACGCTTTTTAACAGATGATGAACTTAAGTCGTTTGAGGAATACCTTGATAACCCTTCACCAACAACCAAGTTGTTGATTTTTGCGGAAGGAAAGCTGGATAGCAAAAGACGGTTGGTTAAATTACTTAAGCGTGATGCCAAGATCTTTGATGCAGTAGAAGCCAAAGAACAAGAATTGCGCCAGTATTTTCAAAAGTGGAGCCAGAAACAAGGTCTGCAGTTTGCTAATCATTCTTTTGAAAATCTCCTCATCAAGTCTGGTTTTCAATTTAGCGAAATCCAGAAAAATCTCCTCTTTTTACAGTCCTATAAGGCAGATTCTATTATCGAGGAAGAGGATATTGTCAACGCTATTCCCAAGACCTTACAGGATAATATTTTTGATTTAACTCAGTTTATTCTGACTAAAAAGATGGACCAGGCGTGCGATTTGGTTAGAGACTTGACCTTGCAAGGTGAAGATGAAATTAAACTGATTGCAGTCATGCTAGGACAATTTCGAACTTTTACTCAGGTGAAAATTTTGTCGGAGTCTGGCCAAACAGAAGCGCAGATTGCAAGTAGTTTAGGCAGTTTTCTCGGACGCAATCCTAATCCCTATCAAATCAAGTTTGCGCTGAGAGATGCGCGAGGACTTTCCTTTAGCTTTTTGAAGCAAGCTATTTCTTATTTGATTGAGACAGACTATCAGATTAAGACAGGTCTTTATGAAAAAGGTTTCCTTTTTGAAAAGGCACTCTTACAGATTGCTAGTCAGATCAATTGA
- the sodA gene encoding superoxide dismutase SodA: MAIILPDLPYAYDALEPYIDAETMHLHHDKHHQTYVNNANAALEKHPEIGENLEALLADVESIPADIRQALINNGGGHLNHALFWELMTPEKTAPSAELAAAIDATFGSFEEFQAAFTAAATTRFGSGWAWLVVNKEGKLEVTSTANQDTPISEGKKPILGLDVWEHAYYVKYRNVRPDYIKAFFSVINWNKVDELYAAAK; the protein is encoded by the coding sequence ATGGCTATTATTTTACCAGATCTTCCTTATGCATATGACGCTTTGGAACCATACATCGATGCGGAAACAATGCACTTGCACCATGACAAACACCATCAAACTTATGTCAACAATGCTAATGCAGCTCTTGAAAAACACCCTGAAATCGGTGAAAATCTTGAAGCCTTGCTTGCTGATGTAGAATCTATCCCAGCTGATATCCGTCAAGCGCTTATCAACAATGGTGGTGGACACTTGAACCACGCTCTTTTCTGGGAATTGATGACTCCTGAGAAAACAGCTCCATCAGCAGAACTTGCAGCAGCAATCGATGCAACATTTGGTTCATTCGAAGAATTCCAAGCAGCCTTCACTGCAGCAGCAACAACTCGTTTCGGTTCTGGATGGGCATGGTTAGTTGTCAATAAAGAAGGGAAGCTTGAAGTGACTTCAACAGCAAATCAAGACACACCAATCTCAGAAGGTAAAAAACCAATCTTGGGCTTGGACGTTTGGGAACATGCTTACTATGTGAAATACCGCAACGTGCGTCCTGACTACATCAAAGCTTTCTTCTCAGTGATCAACTGGAACAAAGTAGATGAATTGTACGCAGCCGCTAAATAA
- a CDS encoding YutD family protein: MRKEIAPELYNYNKFPGPEFHLHGDKVETEGIAFSLVENIKDAFGVTAFNQRFSEVLTKFDYIVGDWSNEQLRLRGFYKDDRTEEKLEKISRLQDYLLEYCSYGCAYFVLENEAPKRASFDKKMRKKEEETPSKKGKKPAQTKRKPNADKKNRRRQKDQHSQKEDKGQRHFVIRQK, translated from the coding sequence ATGCGAAAAGAAATTGCACCTGAATTATACAACTATAACAAGTTTCCTGGTCCTGAGTTCCATTTACACGGGGACAAGGTCGAAACAGAAGGGATAGCTTTTTCCTTGGTGGAAAATATCAAGGATGCCTTTGGTGTGACGGCTTTTAATCAGCGTTTTTCAGAAGTCTTAACCAAGTTTGATTATATCGTGGGGGACTGGAGCAACGAACAGCTTCGACTTCGTGGTTTTTACAAGGATGATCGAACAGAAGAAAAACTTGAAAAAATAAGTCGTTTACAAGACTACCTTTTAGAATATTGTAGTTATGGTTGTGCCTATTTTGTCCTAGAAAATGAAGCCCCTAAGCGAGCATCATTTGACAAGAAAATGCGTAAGAAGGAAGAAGAAACACCTTCTAAAAAAGGAAAGAAACCGGCTCAAACAAAACGAAAACCGAATGCAGATAAGAAAAATAGACGTCGTCAGAAAGACCAGCATTCTCAGAAAGAGGACAAGGGGCAACGTCATTTCGTCAT